In the genome of Flexistipes sinusarabici DSM 4947, one region contains:
- a CDS encoding DUF58 domain-containing protein codes for MKKSALKRTTNFKPVYFTKAGWFYIIVTIVLGFAAVNTGNNLIFIIVSFLLAVMAISGFYGKKNINNIKINLRMPAEIYAGSAFIVRLKAENEKKFLDSYLLKIRFYEGEVFFGRIGRQSIKEGRTDLIFQKRGINCIKETVLYSRFPFNFFVRCKRVPVSSEAVVFPKPVKSTESARSYSLNETEGNAVKDNQASEELSSIRNYEYGDSLRLIHWKHFAKKRRAESEEF; via the coding sequence ATGAAAAAATCTGCATTAAAAAGAACGACGAATTTTAAACCCGTTTATTTTACCAAAGCCGGTTGGTTTTACATTATAGTTACAATAGTATTGGGATTTGCCGCAGTTAACACCGGCAATAACCTTATTTTTATTATTGTTTCTTTTCTGTTGGCTGTAATGGCTATTTCCGGTTTTTACGGCAAAAAAAATATAAACAATATAAAAATCAATCTTAGGATGCCTGCTGAAATTTATGCCGGCTCTGCATTTATTGTGAGACTGAAGGCAGAAAATGAAAAAAAATTTCTTGATTCATACCTGCTTAAAATAAGATTTTATGAAGGTGAAGTGTTTTTCGGCAGAATAGGGCGGCAAAGCATCAAAGAGGGTAGAACGGATTTGATATTTCAGAAAAGAGGTATTAACTGCATTAAAGAGACAGTCCTTTACTCAAGATTCCCGTTTAATTTTTTTGTAAGGTGTAAAAGAGTTCCTGTTAGCAGTGAAGCAGTGGTTTTCCCAAAACCTGTGAAATCAACTGAAAGTGCAAGAAGTTATTCGCTCAATGAGACTGAAGGGAATGCTGTAAAAGATAATCAGGCATCGGAAGAGCTCAGCAGTATAAGGAATTATGAGTATGGGGACAGTTTGCGTCTTATTCACTGGAAACATTTTGCAAAAAAGCGACGAGCTGAAAGCGAAGAATTTTAG
- a CDS encoding DUF4212 domain-containing protein: MDKEAMEQYWKRNLKIIGWLLAIWFLVSYVAGILLVDVLNNIHIAGFPLGFWFAQQGSIVIFIILIFTYCKLMNNLDREFDVLEEE, translated from the coding sequence ATGGACAAGGAAGCTATGGAGCAATATTGGAAACGAAACCTGAAAATTATTGGCTGGTTGCTGGCAATTTGGTTTCTTGTTTCTTATGTTGCAGGAATTCTTTTGGTTGATGTGTTAAATAACATTCACATCGCAGGTTTTCCACTTGGATTTTGGTTTGCACAACAGGGCTCAATAGTCATTTTCATCATCCTGATTTTCACCTACTGCAAATTGATGAACAATCTGGACAGAGAATTTGACGTTCTGGAAGAAGAGTAA
- a CDS encoding transglutaminaseTgpA domain-containing protein has protein sequence MMTISNLIKINTILVSIICFAAVAEYMNLFVLVFISGVIVANFLEIKGYNLYLPRFLANSLGVIVLFAAFINFSIENMNVIFINALIVLMGLKLMERKQYRDYMQISLMAVFILAGLSLLNLSMVFLVYLFAEVLLIVLQMVLLTVMVEDNTFIMDKPFFVSILKPITLIMVISIPAAAFLFLILPRTDYPMLSFLNNRQNASTGFTDSIKLGTVNSIQNNDKTAFRVKMKKIDDKFLYWRGVVLDTYRNNGWQSNYGGSGTKNNVKQESQNKKIIKYRVFMEPTANKYLYTLNVPVDITYSDDFSFDKERGEVITEEPVKTKISYTAVSRLSQQIDTHLARKEIYLQISGISSEVKKIASRLKGDTDAGTADNIINYLKPPKFKYTLQNLPLSKEPLKHFLTVTKMGNCEYFASAMGVLLRLNGIPSRLVGGFRGGYYDEGAGYYSVLYSNAHVWVEAYIDGAWRTYDPTPADFSRFSDKKKLSSLKEIKLFFDKLNYYWTVFVINYDFAKQMEGLKNAAEAAENIKFDLKLSGKGVFALIIPFILLLIFVFKKKRVKRTEKILKKFDEVFLKLGVSRSAGEGLIQTVDNVGNKEIGEELRKLVYEYYSAVYGDKEFNHEKYRALKKRLKDVSRYIKHSSD, from the coding sequence ATGATGACAATAAGTAATCTGATAAAAATCAACACAATTCTTGTAAGTATTATCTGTTTTGCTGCAGTCGCAGAGTATATGAACCTTTTTGTCCTTGTTTTTATTTCCGGAGTGATTGTTGCAAATTTTCTGGAAATAAAGGGCTATAATCTTTATTTGCCGCGTTTTTTGGCTAATTCTCTGGGAGTGATTGTTTTATTCGCAGCGTTTATCAATTTCAGTATCGAAAATATGAATGTCATTTTTATCAATGCCCTCATTGTTCTGATGGGGCTGAAATTGATGGAAAGGAAACAATACAGGGACTATATGCAGATATCCCTGATGGCCGTTTTTATTCTGGCAGGTCTTTCCCTGTTAAATTTGAGTATGGTTTTTCTGGTTTACCTTTTTGCTGAGGTACTGCTCATTGTTTTGCAAATGGTTCTTCTGACTGTGATGGTTGAGGATAATACTTTTATCATGGATAAGCCGTTTTTTGTTTCTATTTTAAAACCCATAACTCTGATTATGGTTATTTCCATACCGGCCGCGGCTTTTCTTTTTTTGATTCTGCCGCGTACGGATTATCCGATGCTGAGTTTCTTGAATAACCGTCAGAATGCTTCCACAGGATTTACAGACAGCATAAAACTGGGAACTGTCAATTCTATTCAAAATAACGATAAGACGGCTTTCAGGGTGAAAATGAAAAAAATTGACGATAAATTTCTTTACTGGCGGGGTGTGGTTCTGGATACATACCGGAATAACGGCTGGCAGAGTAACTATGGTGGTTCCGGAACAAAAAACAACGTTAAACAAGAAAGTCAGAATAAAAAAATTATAAAATACAGAGTATTTATGGAGCCCACGGCTAATAAATATCTTTATACGTTAAATGTGCCCGTTGATATAACATATTCGGATGATTTCAGTTTTGATAAGGAGCGTGGGGAGGTTATCACAGAGGAGCCTGTGAAAACAAAAATATCCTACACAGCTGTTTCCCGGTTGAGCCAGCAGATTGATACTCATTTGGCAAGGAAAGAAATATATCTGCAGATTTCAGGAATAAGCAGTGAAGTAAAAAAGATTGCAAGCCGTCTTAAAGGTGACACCGACGCCGGCACTGCAGATAATATCATTAATTATTTAAAGCCTCCGAAATTCAAATATACTCTTCAAAATTTGCCTTTAAGCAAAGAGCCGTTAAAGCATTTTCTTACCGTTACAAAAATGGGGAATTGTGAATATTTTGCTTCTGCAATGGGTGTTCTTCTTCGGCTGAACGGTATTCCTTCAAGACTTGTGGGTGGTTTTAGAGGAGGCTATTATGATGAAGGGGCCGGTTATTATTCAGTTTTGTACAGTAATGCCCATGTGTGGGTTGAAGCTTATATCGATGGCGCATGGCGGACATATGATCCCACTCCTGCTGACTTCAGTAGATTTTCAGATAAAAAAAAGCTCAGCAGTCTTAAGGAAATTAAACTTTTTTTTGATAAACTGAATTATTACTGGACAGTTTTTGTGATTAATTACGATTTCGCAAAACAGATGGAAGGGTTGAAAAATGCCGCTGAAGCAGCTGAAAATATTAAATTTGATTTAAAGCTCTCCGGCAAAGGTGTTTTTGCTCTGATAATACCGTTTATCCTTTTATTAATATTTGTTTTTAAAAAGAAAAGAGTAAAAAGAACAGAAAAAATTTTAAAAAAATTTGACGAAGTTTTTCTGAAGCTGGGAGTTTCAAGGTCGGCCGGGGAAGGACTTATTCAGACTGTTGACAATGTAGGCAATAAGGAAATTGGTGAGGAACTGAGAAAACTGGTATATGAATATTATTCGGCAGTTTACGGAGACAAAGAGTTTAACCATGAAAAATATAGAGCTTTGAAAAAAAGACTTAAAGATGTATCACGCTATATCAAACATTCCTCTGACTAA
- a CDS encoding cold shock domain-containing protein, producing MSNTGTVKWFNDSKGYGFITGSDGEDVFVHYSAISMEGFKSLKEGDEVEFEVVEGPKGPQAANVVKV from the coding sequence ATGAGTAACACAGGTACAGTGAAATGGTTCAATGATTCAAAGGGGTACGGTTTTATAACTGGCTCAGACGGCGAGGATGTTTTTGTGCACTATTCCGCAATTTCAATGGAAGGTTTCAAGTCCTTGAAAGAAGGCGACGAAGTGGAATTTGAAGTTGTTGAAGGTCCCAAAGGTCCTCAGGCAGCTAATGTTGTTAAGGTATAG
- a CDS encoding AAA family ATPase: MKNYREDIDKLFEYYDKYLQGKDKALRLTLITFLSRGHLLIEDVPGLGKTTLALAIAKSMGLSFGRIQCTNDLLPTDITGLSIFNKDKRSFEFRKGPIFNNIVLVDEINRATPKTQSALLESMGEKQVTVEGRTYNLPKPFFVIATQNPSEQHGTFPLPESQLDRFLMKISIGYPSRKRELEILKGGSSRGEINKSEPVLSSESVLNLINFIKNNVKVDDKIYEYLLEIANITRESSEFLIGLSTRAMLSILNAAKVSAFVNNRTYVIPEDISNYCRYTVSHRVIFRRQLPEDEKTDMLKSLLDSIRLPV; this comes from the coding sequence GTGAAAAATTACAGAGAAGATATAGACAAACTCTTTGAATATTATGACAAGTACCTGCAGGGCAAAGACAAAGCTTTAAGATTGACTCTGATTACTTTTCTCAGCAGAGGCCATCTTCTTATTGAGGATGTTCCCGGTCTGGGAAAGACAACTCTTGCCCTTGCCATAGCAAAATCAATGGGGCTTTCTTTTGGTAGAATTCAGTGTACAAATGACCTGTTGCCCACCGATATCACGGGTTTATCCATTTTTAACAAAGATAAAAGATCCTTTGAGTTCAGAAAGGGACCGATTTTCAATAATATTGTGCTTGTGGATGAAATAAACAGAGCAACCCCAAAAACTCAGAGTGCTCTTCTGGAATCTATGGGGGAAAAACAGGTCACCGTAGAGGGGAGGACATATAATTTGCCGAAGCCGTTTTTTGTGATAGCAACTCAAAATCCCTCGGAACAGCACGGAACGTTTCCTCTGCCGGAATCACAACTGGACAGATTCTTGATGAAAATAAGCATCGGTTACCCTTCCAGAAAGCGGGAGCTTGAAATTTTGAAAGGTGGTAGCAGCAGAGGAGAGATTAATAAATCTGAACCTGTTTTGAGCTCTGAGAGTGTACTTAATCTTATTAATTTCATAAAAAATAATGTCAAAGTTGATGATAAAATATATGAATACCTGCTGGAAATTGCAAATATTACCAGAGAAAGCAGTGAGTTTTTGATAGGCTTATCCACAAGGGCTATGCTTTCTATCCTCAATGCTGCTAAGGTCAGTGCTTTTGTTAATAATCGGACTTATGTGATACCCGAAGATATTTCTAATTATTGCAGGTATACTGTTTCCCACAGGGTTATTTTTAGAAGACAGCTGCCCGAGGATGAAAAAACAGATATGCTGAAATCACTTTTGGATTCAATCAGACTTCCCGTATGA
- a CDS encoding sodium:solute symporter family protein — protein sequence MGTQIWIYFFVILTFGIYVGIAIWARAGSTKDFYVAGGGVGPVANGAAVAADWMSAASFISMAGLIAFMGYGGSLFLMGWTGGYCLLAMLLAPYLRKFGRYTVPDFFKTRYYSKTASGVAVLCLLIASLTYVIGQMTGVGVAFSRFLEVSNTLGVIIGMAVVFVYAVLGGMKGITYTQIAQYTVMIIAYTIPAIFISITLTGNPLPQFGLGSEFGDTGSYMLQKLNEVVTSLGFSEYSTNFRFSKLNMFVYTLSLMIGTAGLPHVIMRFFTVASVKNARLSAGWALIFIAILYTTAPAVAAMARLNIHATVNKAVMKENGNYFAPENSIKYENRPEWMRNWEVTGLIQFKDKNNDGRIQYYNGNSNDQQFLNNAAAAGWEGNELTVNRDIMVLANPEIANLPGWVIGLVAAGGLAAALSTAAGLLLAISSAISHDLVKGMIKPDISEKGELLTGRIAMAASIIFAGYLGLNPPDFAAGTVAIAFGLAASSLFPAIMMGIFSKTMNKEGAIAGMIAGIGVTMIYVFAHKGIFFIPGTEFLGLFGGNARFFLGIEPNAFGTIGAIVNFLVAFGVKNMTQKVPDDIAEMVENIRYPKGAGEVTSSHH from the coding sequence ATGGGTACACAAATATGGATATATTTCTTTGTCATCTTAACATTTGGAATTTACGTTGGTATTGCTATATGGGCCCGTGCAGGCAGTACTAAGGACTTTTATGTTGCCGGCGGCGGTGTCGGTCCTGTTGCAAACGGGGCTGCAGTTGCGGCGGACTGGATGTCAGCAGCATCTTTTATATCGATGGCAGGTCTCATTGCTTTTATGGGTTACGGCGGCTCTCTCTTTCTTATGGGTTGGACCGGCGGTTACTGCCTTCTGGCTATGTTGCTTGCACCTTACCTTAGAAAGTTCGGTCGCTACACGGTACCGGATTTCTTTAAGACCCGTTATTATTCAAAAACAGCCTCAGGAGTTGCAGTACTTTGTCTTCTCATCGCATCACTTACCTACGTTATCGGACAGATGACAGGTGTTGGTGTTGCATTTTCAAGATTTCTTGAAGTTTCAAATACACTTGGTGTTATTATCGGTATGGCGGTTGTTTTTGTTTATGCGGTTTTGGGCGGAATGAAAGGTATTACTTACACGCAGATTGCCCAGTATACGGTAATGATTATAGCTTACACGATACCGGCTATATTCATATCGATCACACTTACAGGCAATCCTCTTCCGCAGTTCGGACTTGGTTCCGAATTCGGGGACACAGGTTCCTACATGCTGCAAAAGCTTAATGAGGTTGTGACCAGTCTCGGTTTCAGTGAATACAGTACAAACTTCAGATTCAGCAAGCTTAACATGTTTGTATACACACTGTCGCTGATGATCGGTACTGCAGGTCTGCCTCACGTTATTATGCGTTTCTTTACTGTGGCAAGTGTTAAGAATGCACGTTTGTCAGCAGGATGGGCGCTTATTTTCATCGCAATACTTTACACCACTGCTCCTGCTGTTGCTGCCATGGCTCGTTTGAACATCCATGCAACAGTTAACAAAGCAGTAATGAAGGAAAACGGTAATTATTTCGCACCTGAGAACAGCATTAAGTATGAAAACAGACCGGAATGGATGAGAAACTGGGAAGTTACAGGTCTTATACAGTTCAAGGACAAAAACAACGACGGACGTATCCAGTATTACAACGGCAATTCCAACGACCAGCAGTTTCTGAACAACGCTGCTGCCGCCGGCTGGGAAGGCAATGAATTAACAGTTAACCGCGATATTATGGTTCTTGCCAACCCTGAAATTGCAAATCTCCCCGGCTGGGTAATCGGTCTCGTTGCTGCAGGTGGTCTCGCTGCGGCACTTTCAACAGCTGCCGGTCTGCTTCTTGCGATATCTTCAGCTATATCACACGACCTTGTTAAAGGTATGATAAAGCCTGATATCAGTGAAAAAGGAGAGCTCCTTACCGGTAGGATTGCCATGGCTGCGTCTATTATATTCGCAGGTTACCTTGGTCTGAATCCTCCTGATTTTGCTGCCGGTACTGTTGCTATAGCATTCGGTCTTGCAGCCAGTTCGCTCTTTCCAGCTATTATGATGGGGATATTCAGCAAAACGATGAACAAAGAAGGCGCAATAGCCGGTATGATCGCTGGTATTGGTGTTACAATGATTTACGTTTTTGCACACAAGGGTATATTCTTTATACCAGGCACCGAATTCCTCGGTCTTTTCGGCGGCAATGCAAGATTCTTCCTTGGAATCGAGCCTAACGCTTTCGGTACTATAGGTGCGATTGTTAACTTCCTGGTAGCTTTCGGAGTTAAAAATATGACTCAGAAAGTACCTGATGATATTGCGGAAATGGTTGAAAACATCCGTTATCCCAAAGGTGCAGGAGAAGTAACATCTTCACACCATTAA
- a CDS encoding TrpB-like pyridoxal phosphate-dependent enzyme, giving the protein MSKVFLDEKYIPDRWYNILADLPMPMDPPISPFTGKPVTFDEMKALFPPQLIEQEMSTQRWIDIPEKVMEVMRLWRPTPLIRAERFEKALGVKSKIYFKYEGTSPAGSHKPNTAVAQAYYNKINGINRLTTETGAGQWGSALSVACKMLEMQCRVFMVKVSFNQKPYRKSFMRMFDAEVIPSPSEFTNAGREILKQNPESNGSLGLAISEAVEEAAGRDDTNYALGSVLNHVVLHQTVIGLETKKQFELINDYPDKIFASCGGGSNFGGIAIPFIKDKLEGKDVEAIAVEPASCPTLTKGRFAYDYGDVAKLTPIMKMYTLGHDFEPPAIHAGGLRYHGESPIVSHLYHEGIIDAQNVHQSDIFKYGIMFAQTEGIVPAPESAHAIAAAAMEAENNMEEGKEKSILFCLSGHGFFDMSAYDAYFDGKLEDYEYPEEAIRKSLENLPNV; this is encoded by the coding sequence ATGAGTAAGGTTTTTCTTGACGAGAAATACATACCTGATAGATGGTATAATATACTGGCTGATCTTCCTATGCCTATGGACCCGCCCATCAGCCCTTTTACCGGCAAACCTGTTACATTCGATGAAATGAAAGCATTATTCCCCCCTCAGCTTATTGAGCAGGAAATGTCCACACAAAGATGGATTGATATACCCGAAAAAGTAATGGAGGTAATGCGTCTTTGGAGACCGACACCGTTGATAAGGGCAGAAAGATTTGAAAAGGCACTCGGTGTAAAATCCAAAATCTACTTCAAATATGAAGGCACATCACCTGCCGGAAGCCATAAACCGAATACTGCAGTGGCTCAGGCTTATTATAACAAAATAAACGGAATAAACCGGTTAACCACTGAAACTGGGGCAGGCCAATGGGGAAGCGCGTTGTCAGTTGCCTGCAAAATGCTTGAAATGCAGTGCAGAGTTTTTATGGTTAAAGTAAGCTTCAACCAAAAACCGTACAGAAAATCATTTATGCGCATGTTTGATGCGGAAGTTATCCCCAGTCCTTCTGAATTTACAAATGCCGGCAGAGAAATACTGAAACAGAATCCCGAATCCAATGGAAGTCTCGGACTTGCAATCAGTGAAGCTGTGGAGGAAGCTGCAGGCAGAGATGATACGAATTACGCTCTGGGCAGCGTTCTGAATCATGTTGTTTTGCACCAGACAGTAATAGGACTTGAAACAAAAAAACAATTCGAGCTGATCAATGATTATCCGGACAAAATCTTTGCTTCCTGCGGCGGAGGGTCTAATTTTGGCGGAATAGCCATCCCTTTTATAAAAGACAAGCTGGAGGGGAAAGATGTGGAAGCAATTGCAGTTGAGCCCGCAAGCTGCCCCACCCTCACAAAAGGCAGATTTGCTTACGATTACGGCGATGTGGCAAAACTAACTCCTATTATGAAAATGTACACACTGGGACATGATTTTGAGCCGCCTGCAATCCATGCAGGAGGGTTGCGTTATCACGGCGAATCTCCTATTGTCAGCCATCTTTACCATGAAGGGATAATAGATGCACAGAATGTTCACCAATCTGATATATTCAAATACGGAATAATGTTTGCCCAGACCGAAGGGATTGTTCCTGCACCGGAATCTGCTCATGCAATTGCGGCTGCGGCTATGGAAGCTGAAAACAATATGGAAGAAGGCAAAGAAAAATCAATTCTTTTCTGTCTCAGCGGACACGGTTTCTTTGACATGTCCGCTTACGACGCTTATTTCGACGGCAAACTCGAAGATTATGAATATCCTGAAGAAGCAATCAGAAAATCACTTGAAAACTTACCAAACGTTTAA
- a CDS encoding DUF2905 domain-containing protein → MPGVPDFAKLLIIIGLVIAGVGIVLLFGGKFGLGKLPGDILIKKDNFTFYFPVVTSIIISIILTVLFNIFFRK, encoded by the coding sequence ATGCCCGGAGTACCCGATTTTGCTAAATTACTCATAATTATCGGCCTGGTAATTGCAGGAGTCGGAATTGTTTTGCTTTTCGGCGGAAAATTCGGGTTAGGGAAACTTCCAGGAGATATTCTCATAAAAAAAGATAATTTTACTTTTTATTTCCCGGTAGTTACTTCAATTATTATAAGTATTATTCTTACAGTCTTGTTTAATATTTTTTTCAGAAAATAA
- a CDS encoding epoxyqueuosine reductase QueH, which yields MKVLMHQCCAPCSIYTSKILHENFESVYGFFYNPNIHPVTEFYKRLESVSKFNDENNIKSIIDEYYGLKEFTRNAVYREDNRCMYCYSSRIEKCAQIASKGKFDYFTTSLLYSKFQNHELIADICENAAKKYNTKFFYYDFREGWKEGIEKSKEMDMYRQQYCGCIYSEEDRYRKQLSKHFNYSKANEKAGAV from the coding sequence ATGAAAGTACTTATGCACCAATGCTGCGCACCCTGTTCAATATACACATCAAAAATTCTCCATGAAAACTTTGAATCAGTTTACGGCTTTTTCTACAATCCAAACATACATCCGGTAACAGAGTTTTACAAAAGACTGGAAAGTGTATCTAAATTCAACGATGAAAACAATATAAAGTCGATAATAGATGAATACTACGGGTTGAAAGAATTTACCAGAAATGCAGTTTACAGGGAAGACAACAGATGCATGTACTGCTATTCATCCAGGATTGAAAAATGTGCACAAATAGCATCAAAGGGGAAATTTGATTATTTCACAACTTCATTATTATACAGCAAATTCCAGAACCACGAACTTATAGCTGATATATGTGAAAATGCGGCAAAAAAATACAACACAAAATTTTTCTATTACGATTTCAGAGAGGGGTGGAAAGAAGGAATAGAAAAAAGCAAAGAGATGGATATGTACAGGCAACAATACTGCGGGTGCATTTACAGTGAAGAGGACAGATACAGGAAACAGTTATCAAAGCACTTCAATTACAGCAAAGCAAATGAAAAAGCAGGAGCAGTTTAA
- a CDS encoding molybdenum cofactor biosynthesis protein MoaE, giving the protein MENITVKIDKINDISESYRQFYKDTSDSTGTILVHHGKAKYPGKYVKDYSEIKLYEKTPEAEKILKEKAAEIFKKYNLNSLLAVHNIGTIYKNDPILFLAVEAKDRETGFKGMRELLEFIKSEKFLGLEEIK; this is encoded by the coding sequence ATGGAAAACATCACAGTAAAAATTGATAAAATCAATGATATATCTGAGTCTTACAGGCAATTTTACAAAGATACCTCTGATTCTACAGGGACAATATTAGTACACCACGGTAAAGCAAAATATCCGGGAAAATATGTAAAAGATTATTCTGAAATAAAACTTTATGAAAAAACTCCCGAAGCTGAAAAGATTTTGAAAGAAAAAGCTGCCGAAATTTTCAAAAAATACAATCTCAATTCTCTGTTGGCCGTTCACAATATCGGAACAATTTACAAAAACGACCCGATACTTTTTCTGGCAGTGGAAGCAAAAGACAGGGAAACCGGTTTTAAAGGGATGCGGGAACTTCTGGAATTTATAAAATCAGAAAAATTTTTGGGATTGGAAGAAATAAAATAA